In a genomic window of Mycolicibacterium neoaurum VKM Ac-1815D:
- a CDS encoding DUF427 domain-containing protein — protein sequence MRPVPEKPGPGQESVWDYPRPPRLEEFRGSITVELGGTEIATTQRGWRVLETSHPPTYYLPAEAFRPGALRAASGSSWCEWKGQASYFDLVSGDTVSRRAAWTYPTPTRGFEPIAGAIAVMAAAVQRCTVNGETVLPQPGGFYGGWITSWVRGPFKGIPGSMGW from the coding sequence GTGAGGCCGGTACCCGAGAAGCCCGGCCCCGGCCAGGAGTCGGTGTGGGACTACCCGCGTCCACCCCGGCTCGAAGAGTTCCGCGGCTCGATCACCGTCGAGCTCGGCGGGACCGAGATCGCCACGACCCAACGCGGCTGGCGCGTGCTGGAGACCAGCCATCCGCCCACCTACTATCTGCCCGCCGAGGCCTTCCGCCCCGGTGCACTGCGCGCAGCCAGCGGCTCGTCCTGGTGCGAGTGGAAGGGGCAGGCCAGCTATTTCGACCTGGTGTCGGGCGATACCGTCAGCCGGCGGGCAGCCTGGACCTACCCGACGCCGACGCGCGGTTTCGAGCCCATCGCCGGCGCGATCGCGGTGATGGCCGCCGCAGTCCAGCGCTGCACGGTCAACGGCGAGACCGTGCTGCCCCAGCCGGGCGGCTTCTACGGCGGGTGGATCACCAGTTGGGTGAGGGGACCGTTCAAGGGCATCCCTGGGTCGATGGGCTGGTGA
- a CDS encoding MFS transporter: MTDTRISSSSSWRALLGPKHLGVSTVLAGGVALYATNEFLTISLMPSAVAEIGGQRFYAWVMTVYLVASVAAATTVSAVLARFGPRSAYLGALTVFGLAGIACALAPTMELLLVGRTVQGGAGGLLAGLGYAVINTALPQALWTRASALVSAMWGVGTLLGPAAGGMFAQFASWRWAFGALVILTAVIAALVPISLPRRTRGDRAAASRVPIWSLVLLGAAALLVSVAGLASDLLVTGLILALSGALIGAFIVVDRRAALATGNPAMGYSVLPRTAFRRGPLKWMYLTLGLLMASTMVDMYVPLFGQRLAHLAPLAAGFLGVALAVGWTVSEILSASADRRAVVGRIVVASPVVMVVGLVGSAVMVEQSMAGWSVGLWVAALVITGTGIGMAWPHLSAWAMGGVDDPAEGPVAAAAINTVQLICGAFGAGLAGVVVNHSATDDVHAARVLFIVFAALACVAVVAAWRATRLDRHIRD; encoded by the coding sequence GTGACCGACACCCGTATCTCGAGCAGCAGCAGCTGGCGTGCGCTGCTCGGCCCGAAACACCTTGGCGTATCGACGGTTCTGGCCGGCGGGGTGGCACTGTATGCCACCAACGAGTTCCTGACCATCAGCCTGATGCCCAGCGCCGTCGCCGAGATCGGCGGGCAGCGCTTCTATGCGTGGGTCATGACGGTCTACCTGGTCGCTTCGGTTGCCGCCGCGACGACCGTCAGCGCGGTGCTGGCGCGGTTTGGCCCGCGGTCGGCGTATCTCGGCGCGTTGACGGTCTTCGGGTTGGCCGGTATCGCCTGTGCGTTGGCGCCGACGATGGAATTGCTGTTGGTGGGCCGCACCGTCCAGGGCGGGGCCGGCGGACTACTGGCGGGGCTGGGCTACGCGGTGATCAACACCGCGTTACCGCAGGCGCTGTGGACGCGGGCATCGGCGCTGGTATCGGCGATGTGGGGTGTAGGGACGCTACTGGGGCCGGCGGCCGGCGGGATGTTCGCCCAGTTCGCCTCGTGGCGTTGGGCTTTCGGCGCCCTGGTGATACTGACCGCGGTGATCGCGGCGCTGGTCCCGATATCGCTGCCCCGACGCACCCGCGGTGATCGGGCCGCGGCAAGCAGGGTTCCGATCTGGTCGCTGGTTCTCTTGGGCGCCGCGGCCCTGCTGGTCAGCGTGGCAGGTCTGGCGTCCGACCTGCTCGTGACCGGTCTGATCCTCGCGCTCAGCGGGGCGCTGATCGGTGCGTTCATCGTGGTTGATCGCCGGGCAGCGCTGGCGACGGGCAACCCGGCGATGGGTTACTCGGTTCTGCCGCGCACGGCTTTCCGGCGCGGGCCGCTGAAGTGGATGTATCTCACGCTGGGTCTGCTGATGGCCTCGACGATGGTGGACATGTATGTGCCGTTGTTCGGCCAGCGGCTCGCACACCTGGCACCGTTGGCGGCCGGCTTTCTGGGCGTGGCATTGGCCGTGGGCTGGACCGTCAGCGAGATCCTGAGCGCTTCGGCCGATCGTCGCGCGGTCGTGGGCCGGATCGTGGTCGCCTCGCCCGTGGTGATGGTCGTCGGTCTGGTGGGCTCGGCGGTGATGGTCGAGCAGTCGATGGCGGGTTGGTCGGTCGGGTTATGGGTGGCGGCGTTGGTGATTACCGGAACGGGGATCGGGATGGCCTGGCCGCATCTGTCGGCGTGGGCCATGGGCGGTGTCGACGATCCGGCGGAGGGGCCCGTCGCGGCCGCGGCCATCAACACCGTCCAGTTGATCTGCGGTGCGTTCGGGGCCGGGCTGGCGGGCGTCGTCGTCAACCACTCCGCGACCGACGATGTGCACGCAGCCCGGGTGCTGTTCATCGTGTTCGCGGCGCTGGCATGTGTGGCCGTCGTCGCGGCTTGGCGCGCCACCCGACTGGACCGACACATCCGCGATTGA
- a CDS encoding RNA polymerase sigma factor, whose translation MLDSLSDETLARRAQRGDSAAFDVLVVRHAPALLKFVRQTYPESGDCDDIVQETFIAAWKALPNFAFRSAFRTWLYSLASRKTVDAMRRRRPQNDLDSAPETPDFRPGPGQRAEHAAFLTTLNRELAKLPYPARAAWWLREVYDLPVAEIATVLHTTEGSVRGLLQRTRKRLATTLEEFRP comes from the coding sequence GTGCTCGACTCGCTGTCCGATGAGACGCTCGCCCGACGCGCTCAGCGGGGTGATTCGGCAGCGTTCGACGTGTTGGTCGTCCGGCATGCACCGGCGTTGCTGAAGTTCGTCAGGCAAACGTATCCGGAGTCCGGCGACTGCGACGATATCGTCCAGGAGACCTTCATCGCCGCATGGAAGGCGCTGCCCAACTTCGCATTCCGTTCCGCGTTCCGAACGTGGCTGTACTCCTTGGCGTCTCGCAAGACCGTCGATGCGATGCGCCGCCGGCGACCACAGAACGATCTGGACTCGGCGCCGGAGACCCCCGACTTCCGACCTGGGCCCGGCCAGCGGGCCGAGCACGCCGCGTTCTTGACGACCCTGAACCGCGAACTGGCCAAGCTGCCCTACCCGGCGCGCGCCGCGTGGTGGCTCCGCGAGGTCTATGACCTGCCGGTGGCCGAAATCGCCACGGTGCTGCACACGACCGAGGGTTCGGTCCGAGGATTGTTGCAGCGCACCCGGAAACGTCTGGCCACCACACTGGAGGAGTTCCGACCATGA
- a CDS encoding Asp23/Gls24 family envelope stress response protein, which produces MSSEAVTRVAEPTTRGRTLIDDRVRERVIERAVLATPGVVAHRTMVPGRTLPSVTIADHTSGVDVQIAAAWPVDSASVLASARSAVVRELATTLGEHPDRVEVTITRVESERTPAQIADAYSDVCAEVPVPDSVGAAPRRFAPRRIAGATYCGVLVAVLLMALGAVALRDALTPDDPWIAPMLSALADAHWQWWTWPGAVAAALIGVVFLITALKPRKRTHEPVDDLVWVRRGRQRQWIDEQDFGDDGGSVR; this is translated from the coding sequence ATGTCGAGCGAGGCGGTGACGCGTGTGGCGGAGCCGACCACCCGCGGGCGCACGCTGATCGACGACCGGGTGCGCGAACGCGTGATCGAACGTGCCGTACTGGCCACGCCGGGCGTGGTGGCCCACCGGACGATGGTGCCCGGGCGGACTCTGCCCTCGGTCACCATCGCCGATCACACGTCGGGCGTGGATGTCCAGATCGCCGCGGCCTGGCCCGTCGACAGCGCCTCGGTGCTGGCCTCGGCGCGCTCGGCGGTGGTGCGCGAACTGGCCACCACGCTCGGTGAGCACCCGGATCGGGTCGAGGTGACCATCACCCGCGTCGAATCGGAACGGACACCGGCCCAAATCGCCGATGCCTACTCGGATGTTTGCGCCGAGGTCCCGGTACCCGATTCCGTCGGTGCCGCGCCACGCCGCTTCGCTCCGCGCCGGATCGCCGGCGCCACCTACTGCGGCGTGCTCGTCGCAGTTCTGCTGATGGCCCTCGGCGCGGTGGCCCTGCGAGACGCACTGACACCCGATGACCCGTGGATCGCGCCCATGCTCTCGGCACTGGCCGACGCGCACTGGCAGTGGTGGACCTGGCCGGGCGCGGTCGCGGCGGCGCTCATCGGGGTGGTCTTTCTGATCACTGCACTGAAGCCGCGCAAGCGCACCCATGAACCGGTCGATGACCTCGTCTGGGTTCGGCGCGGCCGACAACGGCAATGGATCGATGAACAGGACTTCGGGGACGACGGGGGGAGTGTGCGATGA
- a CDS encoding CsbD family protein codes for MGIADNAKNKAEDLKGQAKEKVGSATGNSDLESEGQVDQAVAAVKDHLTNAADKVKDGVEAVKDKLTGK; via the coding sequence ATGGGAATCGCCGACAACGCCAAGAACAAGGCCGAGGATCTCAAGGGCCAGGCCAAGGAGAAGGTCGGTTCGGCCACCGGCAACTCGGATCTGGAATCCGAAGGCCAGGTCGACCAGGCCGTCGCCGCGGTCAAGGATCACCTCACCAATGCCGCCGACAAGGTCAAGGACGGTGTCGAAGCCGTCAAGGACAAGCTCACCGGTAAGTGA
- a CDS encoding universal stress protein translates to MSAYRTVVVGTDGSDSSLRAVDRAGEIAAGSGAKVVIATAYFPQSEDHHAADVLKDEGYKTTGNAPIYAILREATDRAKAAGAKEVEEKAVVGAPVDALVDLAEQVKADLLVVGNVGLSTIAGRLLGSVPANVARRSKVDVLIVHTS, encoded by the coding sequence ATGAGCGCCTATCGGACCGTCGTGGTCGGCACGGATGGATCGGACTCGTCGTTGCGTGCGGTGGATCGTGCGGGCGAGATCGCCGCGGGGTCTGGAGCGAAAGTGGTTATCGCCACCGCGTACTTCCCGCAGAGCGAGGACCATCACGCCGCCGACGTCTTGAAGGATGAGGGCTACAAGACCACCGGCAATGCGCCGATCTACGCAATCCTGCGTGAGGCCACCGACCGGGCAAAGGCCGCCGGTGCCAAAGAGGTCGAGGAGAAAGCCGTCGTCGGTGCACCCGTCGATGCGCTGGTCGACCTCGCCGAACAGGTCAAGGCCGACCTGCTGGTCGTCGGCAATGTGGGCCTGAGCACCATCGCCGGCCGGCTGCTCGGGTCGGTGCCCGCCAATGTCGCGCGCCGTTCCAAGGTCGACGTGCTGATCGTGCACACGTCCTGA
- a CDS encoding Asp23/Gls24 family envelope stress response protein, with translation MTTATPSREVSSAAKADSAGKELEKLASDHGVTTIADVVVSKIAGIATREVDGVYDLGGQAARVVGKLRETLPGTQNLTQGVNVEVGERQAAVDIGIVAEYGVAIHDLADGIRNNVISAVENMTGLEVTEVNITVHDVHFADDDNGEEIATDAQPRVQ, from the coding sequence ATGACCACCGCAACACCGTCCCGTGAGGTCAGCTCCGCAGCCAAGGCGGACAGCGCAGGCAAGGAGTTGGAGAAGCTGGCTTCCGACCATGGCGTGACCACCATCGCCGACGTCGTCGTGTCGAAGATCGCCGGCATCGCGACCCGCGAGGTCGACGGCGTCTACGACCTCGGCGGCCAGGCCGCTCGGGTGGTAGGGAAACTGCGCGAGACTTTGCCCGGTACCCAGAACCTCACCCAGGGCGTCAATGTCGAGGTCGGCGAGCGCCAGGCGGCCGTCGATATCGGCATCGTCGCCGAGTACGGGGTGGCCATTCATGATCTCGCCGACGGCATCCGCAACAACGTCATCTCCGCGGTCGAGAACATGACCGGACTCGAGGTGACCGAGGTCAACATCACCGTGCACGACGTGCACTTCGCCGATGACGACAACGGCGAGGAGATCGCGACCGACGCGCAACCCCGCGTCCAGTGA
- the arsB gene encoding ACR3 family arsenite efflux transporter, translated as MLDRSLPVWIGAAMVAGLLLGRLIPGVSTALNSVQVQGISVPIALGLLIMMYPVLAKVRYDRLDTVTGDRKLLLSSLVLNWLIGPALMFALAWLLVPDLPEYRTGLIIVGLARCIAMVIIWNDLACGDREAAAVLVALNSLFQVVMFAVLGWFYLSVLPGWLGWDTASINASPWQIAQSVLVFLGIPLLAGYLSRRLGEKAKGRTWYETRYLPKVGPWALYGLLFTIVILFALQGEQITSRPVDVVRIAAPLLIYFAVMWGGGYLLGAALGLGYERTTTLAFTASGNNFELAIAVAIATYGATSGQALAGVVGPLIEVPVLVALVYVSLFLRKRFWPQTKAPTT; from the coding sequence ATGCTCGACCGATCTCTCCCGGTCTGGATCGGTGCCGCCATGGTCGCAGGTCTGCTGCTGGGCCGGCTGATTCCCGGCGTCAGCACCGCCCTCAACAGTGTTCAGGTGCAGGGCATTTCGGTCCCCATTGCCCTTGGCCTGCTGATCATGATGTACCCCGTGCTGGCGAAGGTCCGTTATGACCGGCTGGACACCGTCACCGGCGACCGCAAGCTGTTGCTGAGTTCCCTTGTCCTGAACTGGTTGATCGGTCCCGCGCTGATGTTCGCACTGGCCTGGCTGCTGGTGCCCGACCTGCCCGAATACCGCACCGGGCTGATCATCGTCGGCCTGGCACGCTGCATCGCCATGGTCATCATCTGGAACGACCTGGCCTGCGGTGATCGGGAAGCCGCGGCCGTGCTGGTCGCGCTCAACTCGCTGTTCCAGGTCGTCATGTTCGCCGTGCTGGGCTGGTTCTACCTGTCGGTGCTGCCGGGGTGGCTGGGCTGGGACACCGCGTCCATCAACGCCTCACCGTGGCAGATCGCCCAATCCGTCTTGGTGTTCCTGGGCATCCCGCTCCTGGCGGGCTATCTGTCCCGGCGACTTGGCGAGAAAGCCAAAGGCCGCACCTGGTACGAAACCCGATATCTGCCGAAGGTCGGGCCGTGGGCGCTCTACGGCTTGCTGTTCACCATCGTCATCCTCTTTGCGCTGCAAGGCGAACAGATCACCAGCCGACCAGTCGACGTGGTGCGCATTGCCGCTCCCCTGCTGATCTATTTCGCCGTCATGTGGGGCGGCGGATACCTGCTCGGGGCCGCGCTCGGACTGGGTTACGAGCGCACCACCACGCTCGCGTTCACCGCGTCCGGCAACAATTTCGAACTCGCCATCGCCGTGGCCATCGCCACCTACGGAGCCACTTCCGGCCAGGCGCTCGCCGGGGTGGTCGGCCCGCTGATCGAAGTACCGGTCCTGGTCGCCCTCGTCTACGTATCCCTGTTCCTGCGCAAGCGCTTCTGGCCCCAGACGAAAGCACCGACCACATGA
- a CDS encoding cellulase family glycosylhydrolase: MWGRGVRLVRTFTNRIVIGIATVALVAATVSQFAIPATHRVVAHEVVNVAAIVESPSTVGMADSNIYFTDSLEQVIEHLDLIESLGVKNVRLLVPWIFVQPTDPMGAPVDWEADLDWAKLDQIVYEADRRGMGILGVLQWSPDWATDGPTGSGHPSDVQDFADFAAAVADRYRDKITAYEVWNEPNSSFFWNPIDPVEYTRLLQATYTSLKSVSPDITVVGAVVSATLTWGDATMNAVDFVEAMYAAGADGFFDAISIHPYNFDTKFSEQGELDWRELMPLFQIQKIRELMDQHQQPGEEQLKIWISEYGLPTSVVTPEKQLAFITDLLNAWQSFSGGGPIFMYTTKDDMNAIGDERFFGLFDEYGNFKGSPEALRDFQRLIDCLDGCSPGNPGNPSNPLGSLLELIQHVVTQVLSFVPNLVAGVVSAVTNLLGSILGGLTGASTTTEPVGVGAGMRAMADQQAGTDAPAEVDAPEALDAPRSLGAAATEPLGEAVSAEPPVAVEETVGGVGVEPATDPLSADPVVGEPVLEEPIVEAVVEPVVEAPVQEVPEVDVPVVDEPVVDEPVVDEPVVEEPVIDEPVVEEPVVETPALEPVLEPANDPSASTDTEETTPTRAESEPSEASIRAELTRPSSRSSADDSSAGKTDRPAVGREPSRTEASAVEPGMRSTERPVGRENDGATGVTGDRGSSDHGERNSVTSSPSVAD, translated from the coding sequence ATGTGGGGTCGCGGTGTTCGACTGGTACGCACTTTTACCAACCGAATCGTTATTGGCATCGCAACGGTTGCCTTGGTTGCGGCCACCGTTAGTCAATTTGCTATCCCCGCCACCCATCGCGTGGTTGCTCATGAGGTCGTCAACGTCGCTGCGATCGTCGAGTCTCCGTCGACCGTCGGCATGGCCGACTCGAACATCTACTTCACCGACAGCCTCGAGCAGGTGATCGAGCATCTCGATCTGATCGAGTCGCTCGGGGTGAAGAACGTCCGGCTGCTGGTGCCGTGGATCTTCGTCCAACCCACCGACCCCATGGGTGCTCCGGTCGACTGGGAGGCCGACCTGGACTGGGCCAAGCTCGATCAGATCGTCTACGAGGCGGACCGTCGGGGAATGGGCATCCTCGGTGTCCTGCAATGGTCGCCCGACTGGGCGACCGACGGTCCGACCGGCAGCGGGCATCCGTCCGATGTGCAGGACTTCGCCGACTTCGCGGCCGCCGTCGCCGATCGGTACCGCGACAAGATCACCGCCTACGAGGTGTGGAACGAACCGAACTCATCGTTCTTCTGGAACCCCATCGACCCGGTCGAGTACACCCGACTCTTGCAGGCGACCTACACCTCGCTCAAGTCGGTCAGTCCGGATATCACCGTGGTCGGCGCCGTCGTCAGCGCCACTCTCACCTGGGGCGATGCCACGATGAACGCCGTCGACTTCGTGGAGGCGATGTATGCCGCCGGCGCCGACGGGTTCTTCGATGCGATCTCGATTCACCCCTACAACTTCGATACCAAATTCTCCGAGCAGGGCGAGCTGGACTGGCGCGAACTGATGCCGCTGTTCCAGATCCAGAAGATCCGCGAGTTGATGGATCAGCATCAGCAACCGGGCGAGGAACAACTCAAGATCTGGATCAGTGAATACGGTCTGCCGACCAGCGTGGTCACCCCGGAAAAGCAGCTGGCGTTCATCACCGATCTGCTGAATGCATGGCAGTCGTTCTCCGGCGGCGGTCCCATCTTCATGTACACGACCAAAGACGATATGAATGCCATTGGCGACGAACGCTTCTTCGGCTTGTTCGACGAATACGGCAACTTCAAGGGCAGCCCCGAGGCGCTGCGCGACTTCCAGCGGCTGATCGATTGCCTGGACGGATGCTCGCCGGGTAATCCGGGCAACCCGTCGAATCCGTTGGGCTCGCTGCTGGAACTCATCCAGCACGTGGTGACCCAGGTGTTGAGCTTCGTGCCGAATCTGGTGGCCGGGGTGGTCTCGGCGGTCACCAACCTGCTCGGGTCGATCCTCGGCGGGCTTACCGGTGCGAGCACGACGACCGAACCGGTCGGTGTGGGCGCGGGCATGCGTGCCATGGCGGACCAACAAGCCGGAACGGACGCACCGGCAGAGGTCGACGCACCGGAGGCGCTCGACGCCCCACGGTCGCTCGGCGCCGCGGCCACCGAACCGCTGGGCGAGGCGGTGTCGGCGGAACCGCCCGTCGCAGTGGAGGAAACCGTTGGTGGGGTGGGTGTCGAACCGGCGACCGATCCGTTGTCGGCGGATCCCGTTGTCGGCGAACCTGTTCTGGAAGAGCCCATCGTCGAAGCCGTTGTCGAACCCGTTGTCGAAGCGCCTGTCCAGGAAGTCCCGGAAGTGGACGTGCCTGTGGTGGACGAGCCTGTTGTCGACGAGCCCGTGGTGGACGAGCCGGTGGTGGAGGAGCCTGTCATCGACGAGCCGGTGGTGGAGGAGCCCGTCGTCGAAACCCCGGCGCTGGAACCGGTTCTCGAACCGGCCAATGATCCGTCGGCGTCCACCGACACCGAGGAGACCACCCCGACGCGCGCGGAGTCCGAGCCATCCGAGGCGTCGATCAGGGCGGAGCTCACCAGGCCCTCGAGTCGGTCGTCGGCAGACGACAGCTCAGCGGGCAAAACCGACCGCCCGGCGGTGGGTCGGGAGCCGAGTCGCACCGAGGCCAGCGCCGTCGAACCGGGGATGCGGTCCACGGAACGCCCGGTGGGTCGGGAGAACGACGGTGCGACAGGGGTGACCGGAGATCGAGGAAGTAGCGATCACGGCGAGCGCAACTCTGTGACCTCGTCGCCGTCGGTGGCAGATTGA
- a CDS encoding arsenate reductase ArsC: MSDTRPAVLFLCTHNAGRSQMAMGFFRCLAGDRADVYSGGSEPAAALNPAAVAAMAEKHIDISGEQPQRWTHDIVERVDVVVSMGCGDECPYIPGKRYENWELADPAGQDIDAVRPIRDDIERRVRVLLDELGVRRRI, from the coding sequence ATGAGCGACACCAGACCCGCAGTCCTGTTTCTATGCACCCACAATGCCGGGCGCTCCCAGATGGCCATGGGTTTCTTCCGCTGCCTCGCCGGCGATCGCGCGGACGTGTACTCGGGTGGATCAGAACCGGCCGCCGCACTCAATCCTGCCGCCGTGGCCGCGATGGCCGAAAAGCACATCGACATCTCCGGCGAGCAGCCGCAGCGGTGGACCCACGACATCGTCGAAAGGGTGGATGTCGTGGTCTCCATGGGCTGCGGTGACGAATGCCCCTACATTCCCGGCAAGCGTTACGAGAACTGGGAACTCGCCGATCCGGCCGGCCAGGACATAGACGCGGTCCGTCCCATCCGCGACGATATCGAACGCCGCGTTCGAGTGCTCCTGGACGAACTCGGTGTCCGCCGGCGGATCTGA
- a CDS encoding ArsI/CadI family heavy metal resistance metalloenzyme translates to MSRAQLALNVDDLDQAITFYSKLFNTSPAKVKPGYANFAVTEPPLKLVLIENPGHGGTINHLGVEVESSQAVHAEIARLTDEGMFTEEEIGTTCCFATQDKVWVTGPAGEKWEVYTVLADSDTFGTGTSAPVTDGSGAGTCCTADSA, encoded by the coding sequence ATGTCCCGCGCCCAACTCGCCCTCAACGTCGATGACCTCGATCAGGCCATCACGTTCTACTCCAAACTGTTCAACACATCCCCGGCCAAGGTGAAACCGGGATACGCCAACTTTGCGGTCACCGAACCTCCGCTGAAACTCGTGCTCATCGAAAACCCCGGCCACGGCGGAACGATCAACCACCTCGGCGTCGAAGTCGAATCCAGCCAGGCCGTCCATGCCGAAATCGCCCGCCTCACCGACGAAGGCATGTTCACCGAAGAGGAAATCGGCACCACCTGCTGTTTCGCCACCCAGGACAAGGTGTGGGTGACCGGCCCGGCAGGTGAGAAATGGGAGGTCTACACCGTGCTGGCCGACTCCGACACCTTCGGCACCGGCACGAGCGCACCGGTCACCGATGGCAGCGGGGCAGGAACCTGCTGCACCGCCGACAGCGCGTGA
- a CDS encoding Rv2640c family ArsR-like transcriptional regulator — translation MPKALPTIDVSTPVCCSPVAAGPVDDDAALEIALRLKALADPVRVKLMSLLFSSREGEVCSCDLAAAVELSESTVSHHLSQLRRAGFVESQRRGMNVYHRARHESLIALCSVLDPNCCR, via the coding sequence ATGCCGAAAGCGCTGCCGACCATCGACGTATCCACGCCGGTCTGCTGTTCGCCGGTCGCCGCCGGTCCGGTCGATGACGATGCGGCGTTGGAGATTGCGTTGCGCCTCAAAGCGTTGGCCGATCCGGTGCGGGTCAAACTGATGTCGTTGCTGTTCAGCAGCCGCGAGGGTGAAGTGTGCAGTTGCGATCTGGCAGCGGCGGTGGAGCTATCGGAATCGACTGTGAGTCATCACCTGTCACAGTTGCGGCGAGCGGGCTTCGTCGAGTCGCAACGGCGCGGAATGAATGTCTATCACCGCGCCCGCCATGAGTCCTTGATCGCACTGTGTTCGGTGCTCGACCCGAACTGTTGCCGCTAG